TATTTACATTTGCCTGTCAATAAGAACTTGCTTTTGCAGCCGTTTTAATCCGTCCTGGATCCCCCGGGCCCGCGCTTCCCCGATTCCATCAACCTCATCCAGGTCCGCTATGCTCGCTGTCATCAGATTGGGCAGCATTTCAAAACGTTCCACCAAATTATGGATGATGACATTGGGCAGCCGCGGAATTTTGTTAAGCAGCCGGTAGCCGCGAGGTGTGACAGACTCTTCAGAAGTCACCGCAGTGACGGAAAAACCGAGCAGCCGGGCAATATGATTGTCGTCCATCAGTTCGTCATCGCTCGCTCGCTTCAGGCCGGCAATGATTTCGCGGATTTTATCCTCTTCCTCTTCTCTTGCATAGTCTCTGTATAAAAGCCAGGCTTCTTCCTCGGTATTCCCAACCAGTTCTTCCATCTGCATGCTGATCAGGCGCCCTTCGTTGCCGAGCTCTGTGATGTAGCGTTTGATCTCCGTCTTAATCCGGAGCACCATCTCCACGCGCTGGATAACGCCGACCACTTCAGGCACGCTTACAATGCCCTCGTATTCGGAGGCGGACAGGTTCGTCAGCGATTGGTTAAGCACCGCCTTGTACTTCTCCAATGTCTGAATTGCCTGATTGGCCTTCGTCAAAATGACGCCGATGTCTTTGAGCGCATAGCGGATGGAGCCCTGATAGAGCGTGATGATATTGCGCCGCTGCGAAATGGAGACGACCAGCTTCCCGGTCTGTTTTGCAACCCTTTCAGCTGTCCGGTGGCGGATTCCGGTCTCGATCGAGGAAATCGATGAATCGGGAATCAGTTGGGTGTTGGCGTACAGGATACGTTTTAGATCTTCGCTTAAAATGATCGCGCCGTCCATCTTGGCCAGTTCGTATAAATAGTTCGGCGAGAAATCGCAATTGATGGAAAAGCCTCCTTCCACCACCTCCATGACCTCGGGACTGTAGCCTACGACAATCAGCGCGCCCGTCTTGGCCCGCAGCACATTTTCCAATCCATCCCTAAACGATGTGCCCGGTGCGGCTAGCCTGAGCAGTTCGTTCATATTTTCCAATTGGTGGTCTTTCATTTTTCTGCCCCCTAATCTAACGCGACCGCTAATGCGTCTGCTACAGTATTCACTCCGATAATCTGTATATCCTGCGGATGCTTCCAGCCCTTCAGGCTCTTCTCGGGCATAATGACCCGCCGGAACCCCAGTTTGGCCGCTTCTTTGACGCGCGTTTCCGCTCGGGAGACGCCTCTTACTTCACCCGTTAGCCCGACCTCTCCGAAGAACACATCGTACGCCTTCGTCGGGATGTCACGAAAACTGGAAGCAATGCTGACCGCAACTGCCAAGTCAATGGCAGGCTCATCCAGCTTCACCCCGCCCGCGACATTCAGATAGGCATCCTGATTCTGCAGGAACATGCCCATCCGCTTCTCCAGGACGGCTATAATAAGCGCCATCCTTTGGTTATCAAGTCCGGTGGACATCCGCCGCGGGGAAGGAAAATGCGTGGCGGCAACGAGCGCCTGCAGCTCGACCAGTACCGGCCGCGTGCCTTCCATACTGGCTACGACCGTGGAGCCCGCTACTCCAAGGGGCCGCTCGGACAAGAATAGCTCGGACGGATTTTCAACCTCGGACAAGCCGATTTCGCCCATTTCGAAAATGCCGATTTCATTCGTCGAACCGAAACGGTTCTTGACCGCCCGCAGCAGCCGGTACGTGTGATGGCGCTCGCCCTCGAAATACAACACGCAGTCGACCATATGCTCAAGCATCCGGGGCCCGGCAATTGCTCCTTCCTTGGTCACATGACCGACCAGCACGGTGGCGATGCCGCGAATTTTGGCGATCCGCATGAATCTTGTCGTACATTCGCGAACCTGCGACACGCTTCCCGGCGCACTTGTCACTTCAGGCAGAAACACCGTCTGTATGGAGTCGATAACCAGGAACTGAGGCTGAATGGCCTCAATCGCTTCCTCGATCGATTCCATATTCGTCTCGCACAGCACATACAGTTCGGATGACAACGCCCCGAGCCGGTCCGCCCGCAGCCGGGTCTGACGTACCGATTCTTCTCCAGAGATATACAGCACTCGCAGTCCCTGCGTAGTCAGCGCATGGGAGGTCTGCAGCAGCAGCGTCGATTTACCAATGCCGGGATCGCCGCCGACGAGCACCAGCGAGCCTGGAACAATCCCTCCGCCCAGCACCCGGTTAAGTTCGCCGATGCCGGTTAAGATGCGGGGTTCCTGATCACTTTCTATATTTATGATGGACTGGGGCTTTTCTTTACTATGAAAAACGGGAGTATTCATCCCCTGTGTTTTGACTACGCTTTCCGTTTCTTCTACCATGCTGTTCCAAGCTTGGCAGCCCGGGCATTTTCCGAGCCACTTCGGTGACTCGTATCCGCACTCGGTGCAGTGAAATTTCGTTTTAGTCTTAGCCATAAACTCTCCTTCGGACAGATTAACCATGCCGCCATTTCTTCAAATCGCGGATATTTTCCTGTCAATCAAAGTTTACCATTTAAGGGCTGTGAACGAAAGAGCAATTGGGAAATGGAAGGATTCCAATTAAAAAGAAGAGCCCCTTCCTTAATCGGAAGCAGGCTCTCCTTACTATGGTTGCCTATATATCACTTCAGGCCGTAATCTTATTCTCCGTCCTTCTCCAGCGATACCGGCTCTTTCTTGCTCACGGACAGTTCGCCGTTCTCTTCATCGATCTTCAGCAAATCGCCCTTGGCGATATTGCCTCTCAGCATCTCCTCGGACAGGCGGTCCTCAATATGCTTCTGGATCGCGCGGCGCAGCGGACGTGCGCCGAAGGCTGGATCAAAGCCTTCTTTGGCCAGGAAAGCTTTCGCGTTGTCCGTCAGCTCGAAGTCGACGTCATATTCACGCAGCCGCTTGCGCAGCTCTTCGGACATCAGTGTAACGATCTGTGCGATATGCTTCTCTTCCAGGGAGTGGAAGACGATGATCTCGTCGATCCGGTTCAGGAACTCCGGACGGAAGCTCTTCTTCAGTTCGTCCATGACCTTGCCTTTCATGCTGGAGTATTCAGCCCCGGCATCCTGCACGGCGGTAAAGCCGAGCGTGGAATTCCGTTTAATTGCTTGCGCACCGACGTTCGAGGTCAGAATAATCAGCGTATTGCGGAAATCGACCACGCGTCCTTTGGAATCGGTCAGACGGCCGTCTTCCAGCACTTGCAGCAGAATGTTGAATACTTCAGGGTGGGCTTTCTCGATTTCATCGAGCAGGACCACCGAGTATGGCTTGCGGCGTACCTTCTCGGTAAGCTGTCCGCCTTCCTCATAACCGACATATCCCGGAGGCGCCCCTACAAGGCGGGAAGTGGAGTGTTTCTCCATGTACTCCGACATATCGATACGGATAACGGCGTTCTCGTCGCCGAACATCGCCTCGGCGAGCGCGCGTGCCAGCTCCGTCTTACCAACCCCGGTAGGGCCGAGAAAAATGAAGGAGCCCATCGGACGCTTCGGATCTTTCAGACCGGCGCGTGCCCGGCGGATGGCCCGACTGACCGCTTTGACGGCTTCATCTTGGCCGATTACCCGATCATGCAGCAGAGCTTCCATATTAAGCAGGCGTTCCGTTTCTTCCTCTTTCAGCTTGCTGACCGGAATGCCGGTCCAGCTTGCCACCACTTGGGCGATATCCTCAGGCGTAACCTCGGAATCGGTACGGCCTTGTTTCTCTTTCCATTGATTCTTCGTTGTATCGAGCTCTTCACGGATTTTTTGCTCCGTATCACGAAGGGCAGCCGCTTTCTCGAACTCCTGACTTTGAACAGCGGCGTCTTTTTCCTTGCGGATATCGTCCAGCCGCGTTTCCAGTTCTTTCAAATTCGGCGGAATCGTGTAAGAGTTCAGTCTTACTTTGGAGCCCGCCTCATCAATAAGGTCGATCGCTTTGTCCGGCAGGAAACGGTCGGTGATATAGCGGTCGGACAGTTTCACCGCCTGAACGATTGCCTCATCCGTAATTTTCACACGGTGATGGGCTTCATAGCGGTCACGCAGGCCGTAAAGGATTTGAACGGCTTCATCCGGAGTAGGCTGATCTACCGTGATTGGTTGGAAACGACGTTCCAGAGCCGCATCCTTCTCGATGTACTTACGGTACTCGTCCAGCGTTGTCGCGCCGATGCATTGCAGCTCGCCGCGGGCCAGCGCGGGTTTCAGGATGTTGGAGGCGTCAATCGCGCCCTCAGCTCCGCCTGCACCGATCAGCGTATGCAATTCGTCGATGAAGAGCACAATGTTGCCCGCCTGGCGAATTTCGTCCATGATCTTTTTGAGACGATCTTCGAACTCACCGCGATATTTGGTGCCGGCAACGACTGAGCCCATATCCAGCGTCATTACACGCTTGTCGCGCAGTGTTTCGGGAATCTCGTTATTGATAATCTTTTGCGCCAGGCCTTCGGCGATCGCCGTTTTACCTACCCCTGGCTCGCCGATCAGCACCGGATTATTCTTCGTCCGGCGGCTCAGCACCTGAATGACGCGTTCGATCTCTTTGCTGCGCCCGATAACCGGGTCCAGATGACCGTCTTTGGCATAAGCCGTCAGGTCGCGGGCCAATCCGTCTAGCGTCGGTGTGCTGACATTGGACGGGCCGCCGCTGTGGCTCGAAGCGGACTCGCTGCTGCCGAGCAGCTGCAGAACTTGCTGGCGAGCCTTATTCAGGCTGATTCCAAGGTTGTTCAGGACGCGTGCCGCTACGCCTTCTCCCTCGCGAATGAGTCCGAGCAGGATGTGCTCCGTGCCAACGTAAGTGTGACCCAGCTTGCGGGCTTCATCCATCGACAGCTCGATAACCTTTTTGGCGCGTGGAGTGTACGCGATGTTCGTCGGCTGCTCTTGCCCTCTGCCGATCAGCGTTTCAACCTCATCCTGAATTTTTTCCAGGCCGAGGCCAAGAGCGATCAATGCTTTGGCGGCGATGCCGTCGCCCTCGCGGATAAGTCCTAGCAAAATATGTTCTGTGCCGATATTATTGTGTCCCAGCCGAACGGCTTCTTCCTGTGCCAGCGCAAGCACTTTTTGCGCGCGTTCCGTAAATCTGCCAAACATCATAAGTCTGCACCTCCATAAATAATAAATATTTATAATTAATGTGTGGTCCCCAACGTTTCCCGGAGCAGCTTCGCCCGGTACATATCGCATTCGGTTGAGCTCAGCTTATCGCCAAAGATGTTCTGCAGAAATCCAGGCTGCGTCTTGACGTTCAGCTCATTGAGCACCGAGATGGATGGAGCTTTCAGAATTCCCAAATCCAAGCCGAGCCGTACATCCGACAGACGCTGGGAAGCTTCTTTTAGATCCATTACGGCCGCATAAGACAAAATGCCGTACGACCGCATGATACGGTCAGTGATCCGGAGCGCGGAATCCGTCAGCAGCCGCTGGCGCGCATTGCGTTCATGCTCGATAATCTGGATAGCCACACTGTGCAAGTTGTCGATAATTTCCGCTTCGGTCTGCCCCAGTGTAATCTGGTTGGAAATCTGAAAAATATTCCCGGCGGCTTCGCTGCCTTCCCCGTAAATGCCTCTCACCGTAAGCCCCACCTGATTGACGGCCGAGAGAATACGGTTGATCTGCTTGGTCATGACAAGCGCCGGAAGATGCATCATAACCGAAGCGCGAAGACCTGTGCCGACATTGGTCGGGCAGCTGGTCAAATAGCCTCTTCTGTCATCAAAAGCGTAATCAATCGACGATTCGAAAATATCATCGATGGCGGTAGCCCGTTCCCAGGCCTCGCGAACCTGAAATCCGGGAAACAAACATTGAATACGAAGATGGTCTTCTTCATTTATCATGATGCTGACCGACTCGTCTTCATTCAGCAGCACCGCTCCGCCGCGGGAGTCATTGGCAAGGTTGGGACTAATCAGATGCTTTTCAACCAACACCTTCTTATCCAGCTCCTCCAGCTCGTCAAGCTTAAGCAGCTGAAATGAGCCGTATCCCGTTTCCTGGTCCTGATCAATTACCGGAGTCAGAACATCCAAGACTTCCTCGGCCTGGCTCTTCGTTGCCAGAAGAGGAAAAGGGTGATGCTGTATATTGCGGGCGATGCGCACACGGCTGCTGATTACAATCTCGGAGTGGCTGCCACCGCTGCGCATCCATTCGCTGAGCGCTTGTTCGGTAAACCGGAGATTTGGCATCGGGCATTCCCCCTATATATCTTAAGACTTTACTCTTGTGCAATTTCTTTTTCAAGTTTGCGGATCTGATCCCTGATCTCGGCTGCTCTTTCGAACTCCTCCTGCACGATGGCTTGCTGCAGCTGCTCCTTCAGTTCATCGATTTGCCGCCTAAACTGAATTCGCGCTCCGGCACGTTTAGGAATCTTGCCGACATGGCTCGTGCTGCCGTGCACTCTTTTGAAGAGCGGGTCGAGGCCCTTGTCAAAATATTTGTAACAGGAACTGCATCCGAAGCGCCCGAGCTTGCTGAACTGCCCGTAGGTCATGCCGCATTCCTCGCAGCGAACGTCTTGAACCGTCGAAGCAGCGGCGGATTTCCCTTTGCCAGCAGCCTCCAGATCCAGTAAGCCGGAAAGCAGGCTGTGAATGGAGAAACCGCCGGACGTACCGGGAATCAATTCTCCTTTTTCCCTTGCACAGCTCTCGCAAATATGAAATTCCGTCTTCTCTCCATTCACAATCTTAGTGAAATGAAGCGTAGCCGGTCTTACACCGCACTCTTGGCAAACCATTTTACGAAACCCTCTTTCTCACACCGATTTATTTGCTAAGCAATGAGATCAGCATCGCCTTCATCATCTTGGAACGAATCTCGTCCCGATGGGGAAGCTTGACCGCAATGCATTCACGCGAAATGGCGGCGCGCATAAGGCAGGCTTCGCGTCTGGTCATAAAGCCGGCTTCTTCAAGCTGATAAATGAGTCCCTCAGCCGTGCTCTGGTCGATGCCCGAGCCGATAGTTTGGTTAAGGTGCGTATGCAGCGCAGAGTGCTGCGGAAGCTCAATACGCTGAATGCGGATATATCCGCCACCGCCGCGTTTGCTCTCCACCAAATAGCCCTTTTCAAGTGTAAAGCGGGTGCTGATTACATAATTGATCTGGGAGGGTACACAGGAGAAGTGGTCTGCCAGATCGTTGCGTTGAATTTCTACTGTGCCTTCGGGACTTTCATGCAAAATATTCTTCAGATATTGTTCAATGATATCAGAGATATTGCGCATCACTCATCCTCCAGATTACGAGCTTGCAGATGCAGCCGATGGCACCGTTCCATTTCTGGCCTAAACCTTTAAAGGAACTTTAACCAAAGTGCAAAGAGCCGAATCCCGTATAAAACCGGCTGGCAAGCCTGGATTAAGATTCCGTTCAAGCTTTACTAGTGTGGCCCAAACTGTACACCGCATACTTGAAAAAGAATAAACGGGAACGATTAAGTAATCACCTGCTGCATGCTCTGTTGACTTTGACTTTCTTTGACTTATACCTTATTATAGCATATTCTCACGGAAAGCCAAGTCTTTGATCAGAAAAAATCAAACAATGCCGTTTGAGCGCGCGGAATCCGTTCTTCCAACCATGTCACTGCCAATATATTACCCGTAAGCAGCCCGGCTTGATACATTTCCATCGGTCTTTTATATCCAAGCAGCATGGCGGTCAGCGTTCCGATGCCGCAGGCGGCCGCTTCCTCTCCGGGGTCACTCTGGAGTGCGTGAATCGACGGCTTACCGTAACCATCTGCGCTGAGGTTCCAAAGTCCATCATTCCAGGACGCAAGACTGTCCGCGATAGAAAGGGTTATTCCTCCTGAGCGGCCGGTGGCGCAAAATGACAATTGTTCGACAAATTCCTTAACGTTCACAATACGGGCCATAAAATAAGGATGATTTTCCTGCGTGATCCGAGGATCGGGTAGCAGGAACGGTAGATTGTCATCCGCAGGCACCATTTTTAGATGCGCTTGAGTTATCATCGAATCATGATTGGCAAAATAGTTCCACAATCCGCTGCGGGTGCGCCCATTTGCATATACGAATTCGTCGATTATCAGTTCCCGGTTCTGGATTTTATAAAGCGCATAGCCCTCCGGCTCTCCTTCTTGCGAATAAAAGACGGCAATATGCCCGTCATCGTCCAGCACGGATTTCTCCCACCAGTCCTTGTCCCTTACGAGTGTTCCGTTATAGTTGGAAGCAAACTTCCGGTACAGGGCATCCAGAATATCAATATCTCCCTCATCACGCTTGACTCGTCCTTCCACTTGAACCTTCGCCGGAAATTTAGCGGCAGGAATCGTATACTTCTTATACTCACAGTACACTTCCCACCCGAATTTGCGGTAAAAAGGGACATTGAACGGATGCAGACAGGACAGCGTCTGACCGGCTTCATTCATCTTCATAAGCGCATGGGCCAAAAGCTTGGCCACCAGACCTTGTCTGCGATTTTCCGGCCATGTCGCCACTCCGGCGATGCCTCCCATAAGCAGAGGACGGCCTTGTATGTAGGATTGAAACGGCAACAGCGTAAATTTCGCGCCTAGACCGTTATCATCAAAAATGCCCCAAACACGCTCGGGCTTAAATCTCTCTTTTGCCTTCTCCCGGTCTTCTGGCGAAAGCTTATATTGAAAAGCATACTCGGAAAGACTCAGACTTGTGTCAAACTCATCAGAGCGAAGCTGACGGATTTCCATACATTCACCTCAATATAAATAGGTTATCATGAGTTTGTCAGACGCCGAGGCCTTTGTCAAATCGGAAATGCAGCGTAGGATATTGGACATTTTTTTCAGCAATGAAAAAAGGTTGTTCCTTTATCATCAAAGATGAAATGGAAACAACCTTCTTCTGATCAGATACATAATTCACCTGACTACTACAGTTAAGAATACAAAAAACCACTGCTGAAATTCAGCAGTGGTTCATGTGCTTGGCGGCGTCCTACTCTCCCAGGACCCTTCGGTCCAAGTACCATCGGCGCTGGAGGGCTTAACGGTCGTGTTCGGGATGGGTACGCGTGGAACCCCTCCGCCATCGCCACCAAACGGGCATTTGCTTGAACAAATGCATACATCAGGTTTTCAGCATCGCCAAATGCTGATAGCAACTTCTGTTTACCGCAACTGCTAGAGCTGCACTCAACAGAATCCTTGCTCCCTGAAAACTGGAACCGAAACGAATCTTGCGTTTAATTTGGATAAGCCCTCGACCGATTAGTATTGGTCAGCTCCATGCATTGCTGCACTTCCACCTCCAACCTATCTACCTCGTCGTCTTCAAGGGGTCTTACTAATTGGGAAATCTCATCTTGAGGGGGGCTTCACGCTTAGATGCTTTCAGCGCTTATCCCGTCCGTACGTAGCTACCCAGCCATGCTCCTGGCGGAACAACTGGTGCACCAGCGGTACGTCCATCCCGGTCCTCTCGTACTAAGGACAGCTCCTCTCAAATTTCCTACGCCCACGACAGATAGGGACCGAACTGTCTCACGACGTTCTGAACCCAGCTCGCGTACCGCTTTAATGGGCGAACAGCCCAACCCTTGGGACCTACTTCAGCCCCAGGATGCGATGAGCCGACATCGAGGTGCCAAACCTCCCCGTCGATGTGGACTCTTGGGGGAGATAAGCCTGTTATCCCCAGGGTAGCTTTTATCCGTTGAGCGATGGCCCTTCCATGCGGTACCACCGGATCACTAAGCCCGACTTTCGTCCCTGCTCGACTTGTTGGTCTCGCAGTCAAGCTCCCTTCTGCCTTTGCACTCTTCGAATGATTTCCAACCATTCTGAGGGAACCTTGGGACGCCTCCGTTACGCTTTAGGAGGCGACCGCCCCAGTCAAACTGCCCGCCTGACACGGTCCCCGCACCCGTTTAGGGTGCCAGGTTAGAACCTAGATACGATCAGGGTGGTATCCCAACGGCGCCTCCACCGAAGCTGGCGCTCCGGCTTCTAAGGCTCCCACCTATCCTGTACAGATCGTACCCAAGTTCAATATCAAGCTGCAGTAAAGCTCCATGGGGTCTTTCCGTCTTGTCGCGGGTAACCTGCATCTTCACAGGTATTAAAATTTCACCGGATCTCTCGTTGAGACAGCGCCCAAGTCGTTACGCCATTCGTGCGGGTCAGAATTTACCTGACAAGGAATTTCGCTACCTTAGGACCGTTATAGTTACGGCCGCCGTTTACTGGGGCTTCGGTTCACAGCTTCGGGTTTAACCCCTAACCGCTCCCCTTAACCTTCCAGCACCGGGCAGGCGTCAGCCCGTATACTTCGCCTTGCGGCTTCGCACAGACCTGTGTTTTTGCTAAACAGTCGCTTGGGCCTTTTCACTGCGGCCCCCTCGGGCTATTCACCCTACCGAGGCACCCCTTCTCCCGAAGTTACGGGGTCATTTTGCCGAGTTCCTTAACGAGAGTTCTTCCGCGCGCCTTAGAATTCTCTTCTCGCCTACCTGTGTCGGTTTGCGGTACGGGCACCTTCTCCTGGCTAGAGGCTTTTCTTGGCAGTGTGAGATCATGACCTTCGCTACTGTAATTTTCGCTCCCCATCACAGCCCAGCCTTAATGGTGTACGGATTTGCCTATACACCAGCCTCGCTGCTTGGACGGACATCCATCAGTCCGCGTCACTACCCTCCTGCGTCCCCCCATCGCTCATAGCGGATTACGGTGGTACAGGAATATCAACCTGTTGTCCTTCGACTACGCCTGTCGGCCTCGCCTTAGGTCCCGACTTACCCTGAGCGGACGAGCCTTCCTCAGGAAACCTTGGGCTTTCGGCGGATCAGATTCTCACTGATCTTTTCGTTACTCATACCGGCATTCTCACTTGTATGCTGTCCAGCTGTCCTTACAGTCAACCTTCAACCCACATACAACGCTCCCCTACCCCTGATGCATACGCATCAAGCCATAGCTTCGGTGGTGTGTTTAGCCCCGTTACATTTTCGGCGCAGAGTCACTCGACCAGTGAGCTATTACGCACTCTTTCAATGGTGGCTGCTTCTAAGCCAACATCCTGGTTGTCTGTGCAACTCCACATCCTTTCCCACT
This region of Paenibacillus sp. URB8-2 genomic DNA includes:
- the disA gene encoding DNA integrity scanning diadenylate cyclase DisA gives rise to the protein MKDHQLENMNELLRLAAPGTSFRDGLENVLRAKTGALIVVGYSPEVMEVVEGGFSINCDFSPNYLYELAKMDGAIILSEDLKRILYANTQLIPDSSISSIETGIRHRTAERVAKQTGKLVVSISQRRNIITLYQGSIRYALKDIGVILTKANQAIQTLEKYKAVLNQSLTNLSASEYEGIVSVPEVVGVIQRVEMVLRIKTEIKRYITELGNEGRLISMQMEELVGNTEEEAWLLYRDYAREEEEDKIREIIAGLKRASDDELMDDNHIARLLGFSVTAVTSEESVTPRGYRLLNKIPRLPNVIIHNLVERFEMLPNLMTASIADLDEVDGIGEARARGIQDGLKRLQKQVLIDRQM
- the radA gene encoding DNA repair protein RadA is translated as MAKTKTKFHCTECGYESPKWLGKCPGCQAWNSMVEETESVVKTQGMNTPVFHSKEKPQSIINIESDQEPRILTGIGELNRVLGGGIVPGSLVLVGGDPGIGKSTLLLQTSHALTTQGLRVLYISGEESVRQTRLRADRLGALSSELYVLCETNMESIEEAIEAIQPQFLVIDSIQTVFLPEVTSAPGSVSQVRECTTRFMRIAKIRGIATVLVGHVTKEGAIAGPRMLEHMVDCVLYFEGERHHTYRLLRAVKNRFGSTNEIGIFEMGEIGLSEVENPSELFLSERPLGVAGSTVVASMEGTRPVLVELQALVAATHFPSPRRMSTGLDNQRMALIIAVLEKRMGMFLQNQDAYLNVAGGVKLDEPAIDLAVAVSIASSFRDIPTKAYDVFFGEVGLTGEVRGVSRAETRVKEAAKLGFRRVIMPEKSLKGWKHPQDIQIIGVNTVADALAVALD
- the clpC gene encoding ATP-dependent protease ATP-binding subunit ClpC — encoded protein: MMFGRFTERAQKVLALAQEEAVRLGHNNIGTEHILLGLIREGDGIAAKALIALGLGLEKIQDEVETLIGRGQEQPTNIAYTPRAKKVIELSMDEARKLGHTYVGTEHILLGLIREGEGVAARVLNNLGISLNKARQQVLQLLGSSESASSHSGGPSNVSTPTLDGLARDLTAYAKDGHLDPVIGRSKEIERVIQVLSRRTKNNPVLIGEPGVGKTAIAEGLAQKIINNEIPETLRDKRVMTLDMGSVVAGTKYRGEFEDRLKKIMDEIRQAGNIVLFIDELHTLIGAGGAEGAIDASNILKPALARGELQCIGATTLDEYRKYIEKDAALERRFQPITVDQPTPDEAVQILYGLRDRYEAHHRVKITDEAIVQAVKLSDRYITDRFLPDKAIDLIDEAGSKVRLNSYTIPPNLKELETRLDDIRKEKDAAVQSQEFEKAAALRDTEQKIREELDTTKNQWKEKQGRTDSEVTPEDIAQVVASWTGIPVSKLKEEETERLLNMEALLHDRVIGQDEAVKAVSRAIRRARAGLKDPKRPMGSFIFLGPTGVGKTELARALAEAMFGDENAVIRIDMSEYMEKHSTSRLVGAPPGYVGYEEGGQLTEKVRRKPYSVVLLDEIEKAHPEVFNILLQVLEDGRLTDSKGRVVDFRNTLIILTSNVGAQAIKRNSTLGFTAVQDAGAEYSSMKGKVMDELKKSFRPEFLNRIDEIIVFHSLEEKHIAQIVTLMSEELRKRLREYDVDFELTDNAKAFLAKEGFDPAFGARPLRRAIQKHIEDRLSEEMLRGNIAKGDLLKIDEENGELSVSKKEPVSLEKDGE
- a CDS encoding protein arginine kinase, producing the protein MPNLRFTEQALSEWMRSGGSHSEIVISSRVRIARNIQHHPFPLLATKSQAEEVLDVLTPVIDQDQETGYGSFQLLKLDELEELDKKVLVEKHLISPNLANDSRGGAVLLNEDESVSIMINEEDHLRIQCLFPGFQVREAWERATAIDDIFESSIDYAFDDRRGYLTSCPTNVGTGLRASVMMHLPALVMTKQINRILSAVNQVGLTVRGIYGEGSEAAGNIFQISNQITLGQTEAEIIDNLHSVAIQIIEHERNARQRLLTDSALRITDRIMRSYGILSYAAVMDLKEASQRLSDVRLGLDLGILKAPSISVLNELNVKTQPGFLQNIFGDKLSSTECDMYRAKLLRETLGTTH
- a CDS encoding UvrB/UvrC motif-containing protein; this encodes MVCQECGVRPATLHFTKIVNGEKTEFHICESCAREKGELIPGTSGGFSIHSLLSGLLDLEAAGKGKSAAASTVQDVRCEECGMTYGQFSKLGRFGCSSCYKYFDKGLDPLFKRVHGSTSHVGKIPKRAGARIQFRRQIDELKEQLQQAIVQEEFERAAEIRDQIRKLEKEIAQE
- a CDS encoding CtsR family transcriptional regulator, whose protein sequence is MRNISDIIEQYLKNILHESPEGTVEIQRNDLADHFSCVPSQINYVISTRFTLEKGYLVESKRGGGGYIRIQRIELPQHSALHTHLNQTIGSGIDQSTAEGLIYQLEEAGFMTRREACLMRAAISRECIAVKLPHRDEIRSKMMKAMLISLLSK
- a CDS encoding GNAT family N-acetyltransferase, which produces MEIRQLRSDEFDTSLSLSEYAFQYKLSPEDREKAKERFKPERVWGIFDDNGLGAKFTLLPFQSYIQGRPLLMGGIAGVATWPENRRQGLVAKLLAHALMKMNEAGQTLSCLHPFNVPFYRKFGWEVYCEYKKYTIPAAKFPAKVQVEGRVKRDEGDIDILDALYRKFASNYNGTLVRDKDWWEKSVLDDDGHIAVFYSQEGEPEGYALYKIQNRELIIDEFVYANGRTRSGLWNYFANHDSMITQAHLKMVPADDNLPFLLPDPRITQENHPYFMARIVNVKEFVEQLSFCATGRSGGITLSIADSLASWNDGLWNLSADGYGKPSIHALQSDPGEEAAACGIGTLTAMLLGYKRPMEMYQAGLLTGNILAVTWLEERIPRAQTALFDFF